One Rhizobium binae genomic window, GCGACAAGCTTGAAGATTTCGACGCAATCGTTCGGACCATTGAAAATAAATGGCGAGCAGACCTCGATGCAGCACTCGTGCATTGGGAGGAGACGAAGAGCAAGATCGAGACGTACAATGAGCAAGCCCGCGGTGGAACCTGGGAGCCTGTCGTTGAGCTTTTTCAGGAGATCAAGGATGTGGTTTCGGACGAATTTGCTGACCTCGTTGAGCAAGGAGGCGGAGTAAATTTTGACGTGATCGAGCGCGCCGAAGCAGTCTTCGAAGCACTCCTCCAACACCTCGACGAAAACGATGTCGTCCAGATGCTGGACAACCCTCCGACGGTCTTTGGTCCAAACTCGATCGGGAAGACGCTGCGGGAAGGACTCTCCACTGTCGGCGGTGAACTGAACCGCGTCAGAACCTTCCTCGTTGCAGCCAATGCATAATCGAAGGGGTGAAATGGGGCGTTGGTGCACGAAACGTTTAGCGTTCTGAGCCAGGCAGAAGGCTTGTTGGAATCGGTGCTGCAATTGATGGGCTTAGCGCTTGCCGTTCCCGATCACACCACGCTGAGCCGTCGGGCGCGCGCATGGCGATCTGCCGGGAAGCGGCCCGGAAATCAGGTTCCACCTGCCGGACCGTTAAATGTTCTGGTGGACAGCACCGGCCTGCAGGTTTACGGCGCGGGCCAGTGGCTGGAGGAGAAGCATGGAGCCAGATCCCGCCGAGGTTGGCAAAAGCTGCATCTGGCACTGGATGCCGATAGCGGCGAGATCGTTGCCCATACCCTGACGGATCAGGATGCTGGCGATGTCTCTCAAGTTGCGCCACTCCTCGACCAGATTGGCGGTCTGATCGGACAGTTCACAGCCGACGGTGCCTGTGATGGAAAACCTACATACGACGCAGTCATCGATCATAGCGCGGCGGCTATCGTCATTCCGCCTCGCGGCAACGCGGTCGAGCCAAGCGACGATAGAAGCGCAAGCAGGGATACATCCGTGGACGTCGCAGTGGATACTGCTGCAGCCGTCGCCTCCGGCGACCGGTGCACAGTGTGACTAAAATACTTGGAGAAGCAGAAGTGTTCTTTGATACCCATTGGATTACCGGAGTCATGGTCGGCATCGAGATTATAGAGGATCCCGATTATATTCAAGTTATTGTTGATTTAGGAATTCTTCGCATAGCTATTACTAAGGAGCGGTAGTGTCTCTACGGCACTGAATCGCGCTCGCTAGTCTACCGGCTATCATCGCAAGCATGCGATCCGGGTGCTCCGCCGTCGAGCGACCGGTTCCTCACCCACTAGATGCTGTAATGGGCCGACGCTTCCGAGAATGTAGCCAGATTGGTGGCTGTCCCTCAGAATGACGATGTTGAGACGGGGTCCGAGCTGGTCGGCCCCAAACATCAAGCGAGGAACAGCCATGGAGTACTTTGCCGGAATTGATGTTTCTTTGGAAGCGAGCAGCGTGTCTTGCTCAACAGGTGGAAGAGCAGCGCTCGGCCTGAGACACTGAACGGAAGGTAGCCCAATTCGTCCAGGATCAGTAGGTCGAGGCGGACCAGCGTTTCGGCAATCTGACCTGCCTTGCCTTTAGCCTTCTCCTGTTCGAGAGCGTTGACCAATTCGATCGTCGAGAAGAAGCGGACTTTTCGGCGGTGATGCTCGATGGCCTGGATGCCGAGGGCTGTCGCGACATGTGTCTTTGCTGTTCCCGGCCCACCGACGAGCACGATATTCTGCGCTCCGTCCATGAACTCGCACCGGTGCAATTGGCGCACCGTCGCTTCGTTGATTTCGCTGGCGGCGAAGTCGTATCCGGAGATGTCTTTGTAGGCCGGGAAGCGAGCCGCCTTCATGTGGTAGGCGATCGAGCGAACCTCGCACTCGGCCATCTCGGCTTTCAGCAGTTGGGATAGGATGGGTACGGCCGCATCAAAGGCTGGAGCACCTTGCTCGATCAGGTCCGTGACCGCTTGGGCCATGCCATACATCTTCAGGCTACGCAGCATGATGACGACGGCGGCGCTGGCAGGATCATGACGCATTGCGGCCTCCTGCTATCCGGACGCGCAGGCCATCATAGCGCTCTACGTTTGCCTTGGGTTCACGCAGCAAGGTCAGCGCATGTGGCGTGTCGATGTCGGGACCGTCGGTGGTCTTGCCGTCGATCAGGCGGTGCAGAAGATTCAGCACATGCGTCTTGGTCGCCACGCCCGCATCCAGGGGGACGTGTTGCAGGGATCAGATTCTGTGCGAGATAATCCCACCCATGGGATTTTTCATACAACACGCCGGAATTCTGGACGACCAAGTTCAGTCATCCGGTTGAGAACGTGGATGCCGATCTTGGCTTCTGTTCTGATTGTCGAAATTCCTCGCTTTGAGTTTTGGCCCAATGACCGGTCTTCCATCTACCCATCTGGGTCTCCACCCGGCTGCGCTGGTTATAGCCGGTGGATTTCTGCCAAGGCCATCCGGCCCTTGTTTTCGCGATTTCGGCGATATGGCGGTCCCGTACCGTTGGATTGAACGGCCGATTGCGGACTTTCAACGGCCGATTGCGGACTTTCAACGGCCGATTGCGGACTTTCAACTGCTGTCTTGGGAGGCGGGATAATGATCTCCACGATCTCGCCGAAGCGCGTCTCCAGAAGATCACGGGTCGGCGCTCCGTCATAGGCGCCATCACCGATAAACTTGGCAACTGGGCCATCAATCTGATCCAGAAGACCTGGCAAAGCGGTCGGATCGCCAACATCATCCGTGGTTAGATCCGCGCAGACAATCTCACCGCTAGCAAGATCAAGGCCAATGTGAAGCTTGCGCCATCTTTTACGTTTCACCTTGATTGTGTGCTTGTTTTCCAGCCACTCGCCCTCACCGAAGACTTTTAACCCCGTGCTATCGACCACCAGATAAACAGGACCGGACGCTCTGGCTCCGGACTTTGTCGACGGCAACGCCAGCCCTTTGCTCCGGCGCGACAGGGTGGAGAAGTCAGGCACGGCAATATCGAACTCCATCAGCGCCGCAACGCAGGCTTTCATTATAGGCCGCCCAATTCGTCACCTTAAACTTCTGCTTGGCTATCTTGTCCCGTCGGTCTGAACTTATGCGACATCATCAAAACCCCGATCAGGAGACTGAAAACCAAAGCCCAATATCAGTCGCCGGGTGATCCGCGCAACAACGCCGTCGCTGCAATGCATATGCTTGAGAAGAAAGTGTGGGCGTAGCAATCATATCACGGTTTGCTCTCGAAGGAATACAGGCGGCGATCTTGCGCTCCGCCAGATCCTATGAGGAAGGTGGATGGCGACCTGCACTGTGGCAAAGTGACGTTGCTTAAACACCCTACCTCGGAGGCAAGCATGCCCGTTGCAGCTCACCGATCTTAAGCGCTGACCGCTATCCGTACCGATCTTCGCGCAATTTTCAACTCATCGGAATTGGGTCGCCCGAAATGGCTAATCACCTCTGTCGCCGGGTGGGGGCGACAAGACGTCAAAGCTGCGGTGGCGGCCGGTGATGTCGCAGGCATGCTGGACTGGTTTGCCGAGCTCAAGAGAAAGGCTAAGGCGCGGAGCGGGCGATGCTTTCTCATCATCGTGATCCAGGAGGCCGGGGTTCGACGGCTTCTGGATTCATCGCGCGGACTGCAGGCCGAAGAGATCGAAAGCTACGTCGTCGATCCGGCGTCGATTGCGACAGGAGACGATGAGGCATGAAGGTCCTCCTGACGCTCGGTCTATCAGTGTAGCTTATCCTATGTCATGGAGCAGGATGATCCGGCAAAGATCGGCAATCCTCTCGTCAGTTTGACTTGTGTCAAAGACCACAAGCATACGAGCCGTTAGTAGTTGGCTGGTCGAGGACGTGCCAGCCGTGTCTCTCCTCGGCAGCTCCTGCGGGCCACGCCCTCTGTCCAGGGCGTGGCCTTTTCCTTTTCGTGAAGATTGCTTTCCCACGAGATTGCCTTTTGGCATTTCTTGATCTGCATCAATAACGGATGCGCGGCAGATGGGACAAGGACGGGTGAAATCGGATAGGTCCTATGAACCTCTACACTGCACCTGATCGCGATAACATCGCGGCTCAATGTCGAGCCGGTCAATGCCCGTCGCAACCGGCAGAGCCGCTCTGCATCGACCAGCGACGGTGTCATGGACAAGCTAGGAAAGCCTCGCGGCCTGATTGCCTACGCCACGGTGGCGAATACTCGAGCAACATGTCGCTTGCCACGTAGGGTGGAGGAAGGTGTAGATAAGCAACTGATAAGGCTCGTAAACGTCCTAGTTCCATAATTGTGTTTATGCCACTTTTGCATGTAAGGGGGGTACATTCTATTTCCAAGTGCGACATGCCAATGATTTCAATGGCTTCACTTTGGAGATTTTGGCATGTCCCGATGCTATACGCAGCTTGCCCTCGCCGATCGCCGACGCCTGCATCACTTGGTGGCGGCGAAAGTTCCGGTCAACGAGATGGCCCGTCAGCTTGGCCGTCACCGCTCGACGATTTACCGCGAGATCAAGCGCAACACGTTTCGCGATCGTGACCTTCCGGACTACGACGGCTACTACAGCACGGTTGCGAACGACATTGCGCAGGACCGACGTCGCCGGCTGAAAAAGCTGCGGCGTCACCCGAATTTGCGAACACAGATCATCAACCTGTTGGAGGCTCGCTGGTCTCCGGAACAGATTGCCGGACGCCTGCTGTCGGACGGCCTCAGTCGTGTTCGCGTTTGCAAGGAGACAATCTATCGCTTTATCTACAGCAAGGAAGATTATGGGCTTGGTCTCTATCAGTATCTACCGGAAGCGCGCCGCAAACGTCGTCCACTCCGCTCCAGGAAGCCGCGCGACGGTGTTTTTCCAGCCACGCACCGCATATCCCAACGTCCTGATTCTATTGGAGATAGATCGCAGTTTGGGCATTGGGAGGGCGACCTCCTCATCTTCGAACGTCCACTCGGCCATGCCAATGTCACCTCCCTCGTCGAGCGCAAGAGCCGCTATACCGTTCTCATCAAGAATCCGAGCCGGCACTCGCGCCCGATCATGGACAAGATCATCAGAGCGTTTTCGCCTTTACCGGCCTTCGCGCGTCAAAGCTTCACCTTTGATCGCGGTACCGAGTTTGCCGGATTCAGGGCTTTGGAAGAAGGGATCGGTGCGCGTAGTTGGTTTTGCGACCCAAGTGCGCCTTGGCAAAAAGGAACCGTCGAGAACACCAACAAGCGCATTCGACGTTTCCTGCCAGGCACGACAGACTTGGCAGTTGTGTCGCAACACGACCTTCTCAACCTGACGCGCCATATCAACGATCAGCCGCGCAAATGCCTCGGATACAGGACACCGACCGAGGTATTTATGGCGCATTTGCGCGAAGATGGGTGATCCCCTATCCTGCAAAACAGGCATGATGCACTTGGGTTAGCTTCTCCAGGGGGGCTATTTAGTAATGCGACAGTTGGGCCAGTTAGAGATGCGACAGTCTCGCCTCTCGACGCGCTGGTCAATGTCAACGTTGGGAGCAAGGATGACGACCTTCAGCCTGGTCGAGACCATGAGCGGTCGGAGTCGTCATGTCCTTTATGATCACCATGTCGCAGAAAGAGTTGCATCGCCTCGAAGTCATCCAGAAGATCCGTGACCAACGCCTGAGCGTCGTCCAGGCCGGCGAACTGCTTGGGCTTAGCCGAAGTCAGGTCCATCGGCTGCTGCAGGCCTATGACCGAGATGGTCCAGCCGGACTTGTTTCCAAGAAGCGATCACAGCCGAGCAATCGGCGCCATAGCGAGGAGTTTCGCAATGCGGCGCTCGACCTGATCCGCGAACGTTATCTGGATTTCGGTCCGACGCTGGCGCGCGAGAAGCTGATCGAACTGCATCGCATCTCGGTCGCCAAGGAGACGCTACGGCAATGGATGACAGAGGCCGGCATCTGGATCTCGCGGCGTGAGCGAAAGAAGCGGGTTTTCCAACCGCGCGGCCGACGCGACTGCTTTGGCGAACTCGTGCAGATCGATGGTTCGCATCACTGGTGGTTCGAGAACCGCGGCCCCAAATGCGCCCTGCTCGTCTATATCGATGACGCCACCGGCAAGCTTTTGCATTTGCGCTTTGCCGGATCGGAGAACACGTTCGACTATCTGCATGCGACGAAGGCCTATCTGCAGCAATGGGGCAAGCCGCTGGCCTTCTACAGCGACAAGCACGGCGTTTTTCGCTCCACCCATGCGTCGGAGAAAGACCGCACGAGCGGCCTGACGCAGTTCGGTCGGGCGCTCTATGAGCTGAACATCGATATCATCTGCGCCAACACCCCGCAGGCCAAGGGCCGGGTGGAGCGTGCCAACCAGACACTGCAGGATCGGCTGGTCAAGGAGATGCGGCTTCGCGGCATCGATACGATCGAAGCTGCCAATGCCTATGCGCCTGAGTTCATTGCGGATTTCAATTCTCGTTTCGGCAAGCAACCGCGCAATCCGAAGGACATGCACCGGTCGCTGGCCGACCATGAGAACCTCGATGGTGCCATGTGCCGGAAGGAAGTGCGCACGCTGTCGCAATCCCTGACGCTACGCTACGACAAGGTGCTGTTCATTCTTGATCCGACGGACCTTTCTAGGCCGCTGGCGGGAAAGAAGGTCGTTGTCTGCGACTACCCGGATGGCCGCCTCGAGATCATGCACGAGAACTTCACCCTCCCCTACAGAACCTTCGACAAGTTGCGATCGGTCCATCGAGCCGAGGTCGTTGAGAACAAACGTTTGGACGACGTGCTGTCGATCGTCGCCGAGCTGCAGGCCGGGCGCGAACAGCAGCGTAGCAAGAGCGGCCCTCGCCGCACTGGCCAGACGGATCATATGTTCGGTATTCCCGATGGCAGCCAGGGCAATGGTTATCAGAAGCGTGGCCGCAAGCCTGGCCGGCGGACGGACTTCATGAATGATCCAAAGGTCATCGCAAAAAGGCAGAAGGCGCTGGCACGAATGGAGGCAGCAGAATAAATGGGGCACTCATAATCTCAAAGCTAAAGCCGAAGTGCTGCTCCTCACCCGCCCCCGCTCCGCCCTTGCAACCCGGCCCAGCCGGTCGGATCGTGGGCTGATCGGCGGAGCCGGTGTCGCGTTTCTAACTGGCTGACAGCGTCGCGCATCTAATCAGCTTTGACATTGCATGTAAGGGCAGATCGATGGGTCGCATCACCGGTGGTTCGAGAAACCGCGGCCCCAAATGCGCCCTGCTCGTCTATATCGATGACGCCACCGGCAAGCTGCTGCATCTGCGCTTTGCCGGATCGGAGAACACGTTCGACTACCGACACGTTACGCTCAGTGCATCGAGCCGAAGTCGTTGAGAACAAGCGTTTGGACGACGTGCTGTCGATCGTCGCCGAGCTGCAGGCCGGGCGGGAACAGCAGCGTAGCAAGAGCGGCCCTCGCCGTACTGGCCAGACGGATCATATGTTCGGTATTCCCGATGGCAGCCAGGGCAATGGTTATCAGAAGCGTGGCCGCAAGCCTGGCCGGCGGACGGACTTCATGAATGATCCGGAGGTCATCGCAAAAAGGCAGAAGGCGCTGGCACGAATGGAGGCAGCAGAATAAATGGTGGCGAGCATATCTCAAAGCTCACATGAGGATTTCTGCGTCAAGACCAATCATTGATGCATAGAACGTTTCCTTTGGATGTTTGTTTCGAACCCATAGTCTGAGCCAGATTGCATGACGCGGCACGTTTCCGTCGCCCTTTCAAACTCACATACGGTTGCCGTTCGTTCGGCAGCACCACCATCCCGCTGGCGTTGCGGCTAGGCTCAGGAGAACGGGACCATTCTAAAGCGCGGCATCTGAAGCCAGACTTTGAGTCGGTTCGCTCACCTGGATCCGCGAGGATTGATCAGTCCTGGAAGATTTCGATATTTGGTCCAACGTCATGCAGACTTCATGACCGCGCCTTCAATGACAACACCCGCGGTGACATACTTCCACAGCGCAATAAGGAGCTTCCGCGCTAGTGCCACGATTGCAGCCTTTTTCAAGCCGGCAAATGCGACGCCGATCTTCGTCCTCTGGGCTCGGCGCTTTGACCATTGCGCATACGCGTGGTTCGCCGCGCTTGAACGCAAGCAGTGCACGGACCAGTGCTTCACCATCAATCTTATCGGTCTTCGCGCGCCGGCGCCGACGTGAAGTAGCGATCGAAGCAGCATCGACCACGTAACTCTCGATCCCGTTTGCTTCCAGCACGCGATGTATCCAAAAGCCGTCCAGTCCCGCCTCCTGGATCGTGACGATGGGAAACGATCTTCCCGTTCGGAGCCGGCCTTATGTTGTAACTGCGCAAACCGATCCAACAGCCCGGCAACGTCGCCGCCCTCTACCACATGCTTTGACATCGTCTCGCCGTTGCCCGGCGACAACGAAGTCACCAGCCAGGTCGATCTGCTCAGTTCCTAAGACACAAAAATTGCGCTTCGCCGGCTGAGAAAGCTGCGGCGCCACTTGACTTTGCGCACAGAGATCACCAACCAGTTGGAGGCTCGCTGGTCGCCGGACGCCTGCTGTCGGACGGCCTCAGTCGTATTCGCGTTTGCAAGGAGACAATCTATCGCTTCATCTACAGCAAGCAAGATTATGGGCTTGGTCTCTATCAGTATCTACCAGAGGCACGCCGAAAACGTCGTCCAATGCGCTCCAGGAAGCCGCGCGACGGTGCGTTTTAAGCCACGACCGCATATCCCAACGGCCTGATTTTGTTGGAGATAGACCACGGTTTGGCCATTGGGAGGGCGACCTCCTCATCTTCGATCGCCCACTCGGGCATGCCAATGTCACCACTCTCGTGTAGCGCAAGAGCCACTATACCGTTCTCATCAAGAATCCGAGCCGGCACTCGCGCCCAATCATGGACGAGATCATCAGAGCGTTTTCTCCTTTACCGGCGTTCGCGCGCCAAAGCTTCACATTCGATTGCGGTACCGAGTTTGCCGGGTTTAGGGCTTTGGAAGAAGGGATCGGTGCGTGCAGTTGGTTTTGCGACCCAAGTGCGCCTTGGCAAAAAGCGACCGTCGAGAACACCAACAAGCGCATCCGACGCTTCATGCCAGTCACCACAGATCTGGCAGTTGTGTCGCAACGCGACCTTCTCCACCTCACGCGTCATGTCAACGATCAACCGCGCAAATGCCTCGGATACAGGACGCCAACCGAGGTGTTTATGGCGCATTTGCACGAAGATAGGTGATCCCCTACTCTGCAAAACAGGCGTGATGCACTTGGGTTAGCTTCTCCACCGCAAAGTCGAAATGTCCTGTTTCTGCAAAGTTGGAATGTCACACTCCCCTTGTTTGATGACGGTGGGGATTGCGGATGGGACTGATAGCGATGAGCGAGCGCGACCTGCAACGGATCGAGATTTTATCGAAAGTGATCGCCGGCCGGATGACGATGGTGTTGGCGGCGCATGTGCTTGATCTGAGTACACGCCAAGTGCGACGGCTGTTGGATCGGATCAGAACGGCCGGTGCGGCGTCGATCCGGCACAAGGCGATCGGCCGACCGTCACTGGATCAGCGATGGTGTTCGGGATTACGCCGTGACGTTGGTTCGCGAACGCTATGCAGACTTCGGACCAACCTTGGCGGCCGAGAAGCTTGCCGAGCGCGATGGGTTGCGGGTGTCGCGTGAGACGTTGCGCAGCTGGATGGTGGATGCGGGCCTGTGGCTCTCGCGCAAGCAGCGGCGGACGTTTCATCAGCCGCGCTTGCGGCGTGAAGCCTATGGCGAGTTGGTGCAGATTGACGGGTCCGAGCATCGCTGGTTCGAGGACCGCGGTGATCCATGCTCGCTGCTGGTGTTCGTCGACGATGCGACGGGCAAGCTGATGCAGTTGCGGTTCGTGCGCTCGGAAAGCGCCTTCAGCTATTTCGAGGCGCTGGAGCTTTATTTGAAGGATCACGGCGCGCCCGTTGCCTTTTGTTCCGACAAGCATTCGGTGTTTCGGGTGGCGAAGAAGGATGCCAAGGGTGGCCAGGGCATGACCCAGTTCGGGCGTGAGCTCTCAGAGCTAAATATCGAGATTCTTTGCGCAAATTCGAGCCAGGCGAAGGGTCGCGTCCAGCGGATGAACCGGCGATGTCACGTTGTTTGATCAACGGCCGTAAAGTCGCTTGTCGGTAAACTCATGCAATTGCAGCGGTCACGGCTTTCCACTGGGCCATGGCGCGGATGCGATGAATATGGGTGGCTAGGGCTGAGTGTCTCTGGTGCGGCGCGCCGAAAAGATTTCGGACTGCTGAAAAGACCGAGATGAAACGTTGCAAACCTCCGACGGATCGAAAGCCCTGCATCATCCGCTCTCGTTTTCGAAGCGGCACGTGAGAATTCTCTGCGCGATGTTAAGGCCCTTGTGCGATCGATGTTCGACAGCGGACATCACGTCCCGTTTTGCCGCTCCGTATGAGCGCAGTTTGTCGGTGATGATGCGCTTCGGCGACAGACCTTGCTTCTTCAGCAGCCTGACCAGCAATCGCTTGGCAGCCTTGGTATCGCGGCGGGTCGGGACGATCTCGTCGAGAGCGTAGCCGTCTTGGTCGACAGCACGCCACAGCCAATGTTTTCGGCCGCCTATGGAAATCACGACCTCGTCCAGATGCCAGATATCTTTCCGCGACGGCTTCTTTCTAGGCAGCTGCTTGACTAGGCTGCCCCGAATTTGCGGCCCCATCGCGGTATAGTTTCGTAAGAGACGACGATACCGCGCTCCAGCAACATTTCCTCGACCAGCCGCAGGCTCAACGGGAACCGGAAATACAGCCAGACCGCACGGGCGATATTCTGCGGTGGAAATCGGTGGTTCTTGCAGCTGATGGTCGATGAGGTCATCTCAACCGTATTATCCGCCACCCGTTAAGTTGCCGACAACGTGACATCGCCAGGTCAGCGCCTGTGGTGTGTCGATATCGGGACCATCAGTGGTTTTGCCGTCGATCAGTCGATGCAGTAGGTTCAGCACATGCGTTTTGGTTGCCACGCCGCATCCAGGGCCAGTTCCACAGCGCGGAGGAAGACCTGTTCGTCATGATGGAGGACGAGAGCAAGGATATCGGCCATCTCACGATCACCGCCGGGGCGGCGAAGCATCTGGTCCTGCAACCGCCGAAACGCCAACGATAATTCCAGGAAGGGCGCACCATTGCGCAAGGCACCGGGCTTGCGCTGGATGACGGCAAGGCAATGCCGCCAGTAAATCGTTCGCGGTGGTTTGTCGTGACTGCGCTCGATCACCCGCGTCTGTTCGTAGAGGATATTGCCCTCGGCCGCAACGACCAGCCGCTTGGGATAGATCCGCAGGCTGACGGGCCGGTTCGCAAAAGACGCAGGCACGCTGTAGCGGTTCCGCTCGAAGGTGATCAGGCAGGTGGGGGGGACGCGCTTTGGTCAACGCCGACAGTGCACAAAATTCGCAGACGGCAACCCTTGCAATACAGTCATTGCAAGCAACCTATAACTTGTTTGCCAAGCAAAAAGTCGACGCCTGATTGGTAGGGCGACAGGAGTGGGCCTTATGGCCTACTCCTGCTACAGCGAAAAATGCTCCAGTTGAGATGGATCAAGGTAGGAACTAAAGTTATCAGCGGATTGATGCAGCGATAGCTGGCCGGGACGGCTGTCAGGCTGCGGCGACACACGCGATTTTGTTCCAGATTTGCATGGCGGCGTTACGCAGGTCTCGATGTTGAGCCAATCACAGCGTATTGCGGGGAAAGTGGAACAGGTTGGCAATCGGATCATCGATGGAAACGAACCGCTGAAGCTGGCGTGCCGACTTGAAGCGTTTCATGGTCCTTTCGCGTCGCCGGGTCGGCTGGTGCGAATTTCCGCTCGATTATTGAGGCCTTTGTGCAACCGGTGCTCGACACCGGGCATGAGGTCGCGCGTGGCGGCATCAAAGGACCGGAGCTTGTCGGTGATCATGACCCGTGGTGTCGGCCCTTGAGCCTTCAGCAACTTGGGTAAAGACCAATATTTAGGCGGATTTGCGAGCGAACTGCGCGCGGCGCTCCTCGGCTGGCTGGTCCTTGGTCAGGGCGAGGATTTTGCGCATGCGCGGGCTGAGCACCATACGTTCGACAGCACTGATCTTTTCGGCACGCGCCTGGGTAAGGCGGCCGGTCTTTGCGTCGCGGGTCAGCTGGGGTGTATTGCTCGTGCTCATGAATCAGAACCTCTCAGGACCTCATGGCGGCCGGCAAAAGAATTCCGCTTGGCAATACCTGACTGGCGTGATTCACTGTGGCTACGGTAGGCTGGGAAGCCGATGACCGTAAAGGGTAGATGCCACCATGGAAACGTGGTGGCATTCGCCGTTCAGGCGCCCTTTAAACGCGTTTTGCGTCCCCAGCCGACCTACCCCTCGTTTCCTCTGCAAAACCTACCCAACCGCCCTTCGCTAACCCTTTGGCAAGTATCCTCTGTCTGGGGGCAGACGGCCCCCAGGGTTGCTTCATTTTTGGCGTCGGCTAAATACGGAGCTTCGACAAATCTGGTTCTCTTGCACTGCTAACGCCCTTTTTAAAAATCCGAAAAATTTAAAAAATGTCAGCGTCAGCGTTTTCTCTGAGTTTTGATAGTTTTAAAAGAAAAGTTTCATCCTAGTTTTAGGGGAAAAAAAGCTTCCCATATCAGTAGCTTATAAGGCGATTTGGAATTGAAGTACGGTTTTGACGGAACGATGTACGGGAGTTGACGGAATGATGTACGGCGCCGACAGAACGAAGTACGGTTATCGTGGACCGAAGTACGGTGGACTTCGACATATCCACAGCCACCGGGGATAACTCCTCAACATCGTGCCCCAGCCATTTTTGTCCAAAAGAGGCGGATTGAAGTACGGTTTTGTGACAAATATCGCCTGCGAATCGCGCGCTGATATTTTTGTCAAAAATGGGCGGATCGAAGTACGTCGCTTGCCAAAATTAGGCGATCGCTGCGAGATCCTTCTCCGCGGGAAGGCTCTTGTTGCGCTTGCGCATGTGCAAGATCTGATCGTGACCGCGATCCTCAAGGTTGAGGTCATAGTCAGGTAGCGGGGTAGTCTGGGGGCAGAACAAGAGCAGTCCGAAATCGTACGCTAAGGGCGAACGGAATGAGAACTTATGCGACCCACCGCAGCCCGGCTGGCAGACGGAGCGATCGAAATCCGTTCGGCATCTGATGTTCGGCATCCCAAGTGTAGATGCCGGTAAGGTTGATATGCTCCCAACTGAGCGGCGAGATATGCTTCGATAGAGTATCAGGAATATCTCGACCCGCTCGCTTCAGCTGTGTGATTGCACGGTCGAGATAGACAGTATTCCAATGGACGATCGCACTGACGACGAGGTTGAGACCCGAGGCGCGGAACGCCTGGCTTTCGAACGACCGATCACGGATCTCGCCTCGCTCGTGGAAGAAAACAGCACGTTTCAGCTTATGGGCGGCCTCGC contains:
- a CDS encoding transposase yields the protein MKACVAALMEFDIAVPDFSTLSRRSKGLALPSTKSGARASGPVYLVVDSTGLKVFGEGEWLENKHTIKVKRKRWRKLHIGLDLASGEIVCADLTTDDVGDPTALPGLLDQIDGPVAKFIGDGAYDGAPTRDLLETRFGEIVEIIIPPPKTAVESPQSAVESPQSAVESPQSAVQSNGTGPPYRRNRENKGRMALAEIHRL
- a CDS encoding IS30 family transposase, with the protein product MSRCYTQLALADRRRLHHLVAAKVPVNEMARQLGRHRSTIYREIKRNTFRDRDLPDYDGYYSTVANDIAQDRRRRLKKLRRHPNLRTQIINLLEARWSPEQIAGRLLSDGLSRVRVCKETIYRFIYSKEDYGLGLYQYLPEARRKRRPLRSRKPRDGVFPATHRISQRPDSIGDRSQFGHWEGDLLIFERPLGHANVTSLVERKSRYTVLIKNPSRHSRPIMDKIIRAFSPLPAFARQSFTFDRGTEFAGFRALEEGIGARSWFCDPSAPWQKGTVENTNKRIRRFLPGTTDLAVVSQHDLLNLTRHINDQPRKCLGYRTPTEVFMAHLREDG
- a CDS encoding ISNCY family transposase; this encodes MSFMITMSQKELHRLEVIQKIRDQRLSVVQAGELLGLSRSQVHRLLQAYDRDGPAGLVSKKRSQPSNRRHSEEFRNAALDLIRERYLDFGPTLAREKLIELHRISVAKETLRQWMTEAGIWISRRERKKRVFQPRGRRDCFGELVQIDGSHHWWFENRGPKCALLVYIDDATGKLLHLRFAGSENTFDYLHATKAYLQQWGKPLAFYSDKHGVFRSTHASEKDRTSGLTQFGRALYELNIDIICANTPQAKGRVERANQTLQDRLVKEMRLRGIDTIEAANAYAPEFIADFNSRFGKQPRNPKDMHRSLADHENLDGAMCRKEVRTLSQSLTLRYDKVLFILDPTDLSRPLAGKKVVVCDYPDGRLEIMHENFTLPYRTFDKLRSVHRAEVVENKRLDDVLSIVAELQAGREQQRSKSGPRRTGQTDHMFGIPDGSQGNGYQKRGRKPGRRTDFMNDPKVIAKRQKALARMEAAE